The nucleotide window GAATTATGAAATAATATCAACCAAGTATATAGGAGTAGTTTACATGATCAACATGAGCTTAGCCGATTTATTAAAAAGCATATTGCTACTAAGCTAACTGATCGATCAATATCTaatacttgtatgaaaaactggAAGGCTGTTATAACCTCAGTGAAACCGAATtgacgtttttttcttgttttaactATCTAACGTACTTACGTTTTACCACATTCTAAGCACGGTACTGTTTTTTGGTCTTCTGTAAcgtgtatattattataatgcTGTTTCAAACAAGATGCACGAAAAAATGCTTTAGAACAAATTGTACAGCGATGAACACGTTCCCGATTGCCGTGCACATACTGAAGATGAAGATCGATGCAACGTCGCTCCGTCATTCGCTTTCCGCAATGTTTACATTTGAAATAATCGGGATCTTCATGGAAATTTATATGATCAATTAATAAACCACGTTGACGTATTTTTTTACCACAACATAGCACATAACCACTCATTTGATGTGCTTCACTGAAATGGTTTTTCAAATGTGTGAAGTCTTCTAATGGAATTTGACAAATGCaacaagtaaatttaaaatttttctttgcaaTATATTCATCTAATTCCGCAGATTTCTTACTAACGctttttctttgatttattTTACGAGACTTTCGTTTTGAGTGTCTATCGTCTTCATTCTCACTCTCCAATTCTTCAGAGTCTAAACTATACTCGTACGATGACATAGAATTATCCATACATTCTTCGATTAAAGGCTCATCTTTAATCTCTAAGTCTTCAGAAACAATTTCAGGTGGATTACATATGTCTGTGTGACTAGTTGAGGCGGGTAACATAAATTCTTcaactttaattttatattccgTAAGTGGATCAACTTGTGTGTCGTCATTAGACatgatttcttcttttatttcaaaactatcCGTTTCGAAAGTTACGCTTTTGAGAGCGTACGTTGCTTTTTTGTGCACTTGTTtcacattttcataaaatttatgaaatgtttcTACTAAATTCCAACAATGTCTACAAAtgaatttcatttcaaattgaGACATCATATCCagctgaataaaataaataaaatgtatataaaaagtggAAATCTATAAAAATTACGCACCTCATCCTTAAAATGCAATTCAATCACTTCACGTCCAGTCAAGTCGACACCTTCTTTGGAGTCCAAATCCATTTGATCCTTTGACCTTTTTAGGCATAGTAAACAACATGTCTCATCAAACATTTTAAtggctaaaatataaacaaacagcGATAAATCGCTGAAAACTTTATCTCTGCTGAAAATAACCCGATTAGCAGTGATAAAGCCTTGATGAGCGCCtcgaaatttgtgttttttataccATTTTCCATTGTAGCCAGATTGgacataataataatttttaggcatttaaataaaacacccaATATTTATAACgattatattcaaatttttttataattttatggtaTAATCAAATAACTGACTTTTGGTCTTACAAATGATCAATAAAAGGAATTAAGCTTGTTGGCTCGCAATTAAAACTGCTTTTAATCATgttcaattgaaaataaaccTATTATGCATCAcatcacaaaatatttcataaaatatattaaaatttcatgtttactttcatttttattactttacatTTTGACAGTTGCAATCGTTTCTAGATGAGAACGAACTTATAAAAAAGCATGCATCGAATTTTGCTGTCAAAGCAAATGTCTGAAG belongs to Bactrocera dorsalis isolate Fly_Bdor chromosome 1, ASM2337382v1, whole genome shotgun sequence and includes:
- the LOC105225334 gene encoding zinc finger protein 888 isoform X1, coding for MPKNYYYVQSGYNGKWYKKHKFRGAHQGFITANRVIFSRDKVFSDLSLFVYILAIKMFDETCCLLCLKRSKDQMDLDSKEGVDLTGREVIELHFKDELDMMSQFEMKFICRHCWNLVETFHKFYENVKQVHKKATYALKSVTFETDSFEIKEEIMSNDDTQVDPLTEYKIKVEEFMLPASTSHTDICNPPEIVSEDLEIKDEPLIEECMDNSMSSYEYSLDSEELESENEDDRHSKRKSRKINQRKSVSKKSAELDEYIAKKNFKFTCCICQIPLEDFTHLKNHFSEAHQMSGYVLCCGKKIRQRGLLIDHINFHEDPDYFKCKHCGKRMTERRCIDLHLQYVHGNRERVHRCTICSKAFFRASCLKQHYNNIHVTEDQKTVPCLECGKTFPDDIQLGKHMRLIHVGVPGKLIKCDLCETAVKTKYGLARHMKTMHTEEYQTPRTCPICSKVSPSLQAHREHIKYMHSLQRKHECKLCDKAFKRITSFKEHMATHTGEALYTCSYCPKTFKSNGNMYSHQKKKHAKEWAEQTALKKSLAVPLRQAVEAD
- the LOC105225334 gene encoding zinc finger protein 595 isoform X2, with amino-acid sequence MFDETCCLLCLKRSKDQMDLDSKEGVDLTGREVIELHFKDELDMMSQFEMKFICRHCWNLVETFHKFYENVKQVHKKATYALKSVTFETDSFEIKEEIMSNDDTQVDPLTEYKIKVEEFMLPASTSHTDICNPPEIVSEDLEIKDEPLIEECMDNSMSSYEYSLDSEELESENEDDRHSKRKSRKINQRKSVSKKSAELDEYIAKKNFKFTCCICQIPLEDFTHLKNHFSEAHQMSGYVLCCGKKIRQRGLLIDHINFHEDPDYFKCKHCGKRMTERRCIDLHLQYVHGNRERVHRCTICSKAFFRASCLKQHYNNIHVTEDQKTVPCLECGKTFPDDIQLGKHMRLIHVGVPGKLIKCDLCETAVKTKYGLARHMKTMHTEEYQTPRTCPICSKVSPSLQAHREHIKYMHSLQRKHECKLCDKAFKRITSFKEHMATHTGEALYTCSYCPKTFKSNGNMYSHQKKKHAKEWAEQTALKKSLAVPLRQAVEAD